A window of Balneola vulgaris DSM 17893 contains these coding sequences:
- a CDS encoding DUF1643 domain-containing protein: MYLDREWIYHHHEPLTRYSLGQKGKRPLVCFGVNPSTAKPGNLDPTVASVARYAIAQGYDGWLMFNLYPQRATNPDKMHKRFQLKIHKENMRVMEELLSQYDEPVDVWCAWGTLIEKRPYLSRCMKDIGELLLKHNCRCFTRGKKSKAGHPHHPLYLKKESPMDVFDLKGYLGLI; the protein is encoded by the coding sequence TTGTACCTAGACCGTGAATGGATTTATCATCATCATGAACCCTTAACACGATATTCGTTAGGGCAGAAGGGGAAGAGGCCACTAGTGTGTTTTGGGGTGAATCCAAGTACGGCTAAGCCTGGGAATTTAGATCCTACGGTGGCGTCGGTTGCTCGCTATGCCATCGCTCAAGGCTACGATGGCTGGTTGATGTTCAATCTCTATCCTCAGCGTGCAACCAACCCCGATAAAATGCACAAGCGATTTCAGCTGAAGATCCATAAAGAGAACATGCGAGTGATGGAGGAGCTGCTTTCGCAGTACGACGAGCCTGTAGATGTGTGGTGTGCTTGGGGCACCTTAATTGAAAAGCGTCCCTATTTAAGTAGGTGCATGAAAGACATTGGGGAGCTTCTGCTAAAACATAACTGCCGATGTTTCACCAGAGGTAAAAAATCCAAAGCAGGTCACCCGCATCACCCACTTTACCTCAAAAAAGAATCCCCGATGGATGTGTTTGATTTGAAGGGGTATTTGGGGTTGATCTGA